The following proteins are encoded in a genomic region of Fusarium keratoplasticum isolate Fu6.1 chromosome 9, whole genome shotgun sequence:
- a CDS encoding HET domain-containing protein, giving the protein MTPQLPKCDVCLDLDKELLERKLHGEAYSCYLEEIIASSEKCQTCSLLLKAVRHSFPEVFAKPAFFQLYFSYFGGKGHQRSNDVFGLSISPREFPDTDDDPLEMIPGGWKPRVLHIFSVQDKPNPWPLFGGGSVISSDRQALAAQAKGWIYDCEKNHPDCRRAQTSLPKRVVQMVPGPGSGICTVRLHEPLQDTQGAYACLSHCWGKHQIITTTKSNFNQHQDEIPWDDLSTTFQDAIEFCLHLGLEFVWIDSLCIVQDDAEDWKQEAVKMATYYTNAHVTLAATAAPDGTVGLFPKPHVEDQPLVLEGTNDRGEQYYLVARTSINHVFEDEQDALTEFPLMTRGWVYQEHILSRRFLHFGRRELMWECHSATHCQCGVIPKQPRSDYTTNQVLSVTKTGLDVTNKKSRRRMWYDNVEAIMNLNFTYFKDRLPAAAGVAKRLAKGATGRYLAGLWEDCLIADLCWSILENGERPDELKGFPSWSWGSVSGGLATLWCQSDLDDDKVKPVATVLEISCEPDPPSFLGHVDRATLVIESRVATLTISSVDEGGRRVREIRFKNAKLYGELGGSWTFHPDIQNWGMDDAASEVFVVEMIRETVDEKVKSATFLVLQPDQDLFRRVGLLRAQVRRRRGAPDQGLTFLDHFLSEATTVTVNIY; this is encoded by the exons ATGACCCCTCAACTGCCGAAATGCGACGTctgcctcgacctcgacaaggagctcTTGGAACGTAAGCTCCACGGAGAAGCCTATTCTTGCTATCTCGAGGAGATCATTGCATCCTCGGAAAAGTGTCAAACATGCAGCCTCCTGCTTAAGGCTGTCCGGCACTCTTTCCCGGAGGTTTTTGCCAAGCCAGCATTCTTCCAGCTCTATTTCTCTTATTTCGGTGGAAAAGGACACCAACGGTCCAACGATGTTTTCGGATTGAGCATCTCACCGAGAGAGTTCCCTGATACAGACGATGATCCTCTGGAGATGATACCCGGTGGCTGGAAGCCTCGCGTTCTTCACATCTTTTCTGTGCAAG ACAAGCCCAACCCCTGGCCGTTATTTGGCGGAGGTTCTGTTATCTCCTCCGACCGCCAAGCTTTGGCTGCGCAAGCGAAGGGATGGATCTATGATTGCGAAAAGAATCATCCTGACTGTCGGAGGGCCCAGACCAGTCTCCCCAAACGGGTCGTTCAGATGGTACCTGGGCCGGGGTCTGGCATTTGTACAGTGCGCCTTCACGAGCCGCTTCAGGATACTCAAGGCGCATATGCCTGTCTCAGCCATTGCTGGGGCAAGCATCAGATCATCACCACGACGAAAAGCAACTTCAACCAGCATCAGGACGAAATCCCGTGGGACGATCTTTCAACCACTTTTCAAGACGCCATTGAGTTTTGTTTGCATTTGGGACTGGAGTTTGTCTGGATTGACTCGCTATGCATCGTGCAGGACGACGCGGAGGACTGGAAACAAGAGGCCGTCAAAATGGCAACGTACTACACCAACGCCCATGTCACCCTGGCCGCAACAGCAGCTCCTGATGGAACCGTTGGACTGTTCCCCAAACCTCATGTCGAGGATCAGCCTCTAGTGCTGGAAGGTACCAATGACCGCGGAGAACAGTACTACCTCGTTGCTCGAACTTCGATCAACCACGTCTTCGAAGACGAGCAGGACGCACTTACCGAGTTCCCACTGATGACCCGAGGATGGGTTTACCAAGAGCACATTTTATCCCGGCGCTTCCTTCACTTTGGAAGGAGAGAACTCATGTGGGAGTGTCACTCTGCTACACATTGCCAGTGTGGCGTTATACCCAAGCAGCCAAGGTCTGATTACACGACGAACCAGGTCCTCAGCGTCACCAAGACTGGCCTGGACGTAACAAACAAAAAGTCCAGACGGAGAATGTGGTATGATAATGTTGAGGCAATCATGAACCTAAACTTTACATACTTTAAGGATAGACTTCCTGCTGCTGCGGGAGTGGCAAAGCGGCTGGCGAAGGGAGCCACTGGCAGATACTTGGCAGGTTTATGGGAAGATTGTCTCATCGCGGATCTTTGCTGGTCGATCCTCGAGAATGGGGAAAGACCGGATGAACTGAAAGGTTTCCCATCCTGGTCCTGGGGATCTGTATCTGGGGGGCTGGCAACACTCTGGTGTCAGTctgaccttgatgatgacaagGTGAAGCCAGTAGCCACAGTCCTTGAGATCAGCTGCGAGCCCGACCCTCCGTCATTCCTGGGCCATGTGGACCGAGCCACACTGGTTATTGAGAGTCGAGTTGCCACTTTAACTATATCTTCAGTTGATGAGGGGGGCAGAAGGGTACGAGAAATACGGTTCAAAAACGCTAAGCTGTACGGAGAGCTGGGTGGGAGCTGGACTTTTCATCCTGACATTCAGAACTGGGGAATGGATGACGCAGCGTCGGAAGTATTCGTTGTAGAGATGATTAGAGAAACGGTTGATGAAAAGGTAAAGTCGGCTACTTTTCTGGTTCTGCAGCCTGATCAAGACCTGTTTCGACGCGTTGGGCTCTTGAGGGCTcaggtgaggaggaggagaggggcGCCTGATCAAGGCTTGACGTTTCTGGATCACTTTTTGAGTGAGGCTACAACAGTGACGGTAAATATCTATTAA
- a CDS encoding Zn(2)-C6 fungal-type domain-containing protein: MLRPKGRNITACYDCHRQKVKCSGEQPCQRCAARQKPCLYPKQDTIIPVPESYLQRIDRSLNELTEAIRNHSLDAGGKSADASRSQTNLQFEGRQARPVVDSMIGNSTSEAFVLKLRETGSFARQSEDAFEAGPRLDHSSPQTLQGHARMRFDTFLPNITFQLPPYSYATQLMTRAEQEFGDYHTFLRKSFWKRFHATYRGDECEANDRNWLCRLSLVLALAEANTTTRRPIQVTADDGVVEAFPTAGVTALEQETAPILSAGVELFEQGLVLLKVAYEEPTVDDVEALNLASHCSHILNRRMSAYSYAGQSIRIAHCLGLDRPAPASLSNLEREHRKRVWWTAFCVDRAISTELGLRPAYVGVGEDLDYPSSSGLTTEEKEEFYDPDLLTAQIKLCEIKCAVVDTVSQLKSKDIAGPYQVLGQCLQRLDRCGREMPEKVFAGSDSTPERRICASIALRFHQCYILLLRPVLLYQFTFLLRTEAVTTLSDELCTVNNICLHAARSNAFIMLENAQSGNLVNYGYWDSAHLFSCLSVLAIAGPMLSKHPNAFQCSEDDIARDAITYRKARNVLVYMARAGNLASKRHLGMLEEVERDGIALSAQPNPAPRTWNDTTAASETRNMEVDLGFEDWPGLMAIPDSASSGVDPFSIS; the protein is encoded by the exons ATGCTTAGACCCAAGGGACGCAATATTACGGCATGCTATGACTGTCATCGTCAAAAGGTCAAATGTAGTGGAG AGCAGCCGTGTCAGCGATGCGCCGCCAGACAAAAGCCTTGTCTCTATCCAAAGCAGGATACAATTATCCCCGTTCCGGAGAGCTACCTGCAGCGCATAGATCGTTCTCTGAATGAGTTGACAGAAGCCATCCGGAACCATTCGCTTGATGCCGGTGGCAAATCAGCAGATGCATCTCGCAGCCAGACCAATCTGCAATTCGAGGGGCGGCAAGCACGTCCTGTGGTTGACTCGATGATTGGGAACTCTACTTCTGAAGCGTTTGTCCTCAAACTGAGGGAGACGGGGAGCTTTGCTCGTCAATCCGAGGACGCCTTTGAGGCCGGGCCGCGTTTAGATCACTCGAGTCCTCAGACTCTACAAGGCCATGCGAGGATGAGATTCGATACCTTTC TTCCCAACATAACATTTCAGCTTCCCCCATACTCTTATGCTACGCAACTAATGACGAGAGCAGAACAAGAGTTTGGTGACTATCATACCTTTCTCCGAAAATCGTTTTGGAAGCGATTTCATGCGACATACAGAGGTGACGAATGTGAGGCTAACGACAGGAACTGGTTGTGTCGCTTGTCCCTTGTTCTGGCCCTTGCCGAAGCCAACACGACGACAAGGCGACCTATCCAGGTCACTGCAGATGACGGGGTCGTCGAGGCTTTCCCTACCGCCGGTGTCACAGCATTGGAACAGGAAACAGCCCCGATCTTGTCTGCAGGGGTTGAGCTTTTTGAGCAAGGCCTCGTGTTGCTAAAGGTGGCTTATGAAGAACCCACTGTTGATGACGTCGAGGCTCTCAACTTGGCT TCTCATTGCTCCCACATCCTCAACCGCCGCATGTCAGCCTATTCATATGCAGGGCAGAGCATCCGAATCGCCCATTGCTTGGGCCTAGACCGCCCGGCGCCAGCGTCCTTATCCAATCTCGAACGTGAGCACAGAAAGCGGGTTTGGTGGACCGCCTTCTGCGTGGACCGCGCCATTAGCACGGAGCTTGGCCTGCGTCCGGCCTATGTCGGCGTGGGCGAGGATTTAGACTATCCGAGTTCAAGCGGGTTAACTAcagaagaaaaggaagagtTTTACGATCCGGATCTGCTTACGGCACAGATCAAGTTATGCGAGATCAAATGTGCCGTGGTCGACACGGTCAGCCAGTTAAAGAGTAAAGATATTGCTGGACCGTACCAAGTTCTGGGGCAATGTCTGCAAAGGTTGGATCGATGTGGGAGAGAAATGCCTGAAAAGGTGTTTGCTGGGTCAGACTCAACGCCGGAGCGCCGTATATGCGCGTCCATCGCGCTGCGCTTTCATCAG TGCTACATCTTGCTTCTTCGACCTGTTCTTCTCTATCAGTTTACGTTCCTGCTTCGGACAGAAGCCGTCACCACCCTCTCAGATGAGCTTTGTACAGTTAACAACATTTGTCTTCATGCGGCGCGGAGCAATGCTTTCATCATGCTCGAGAATGCGCAGTCGGGAAACCTAG TAAACTATGGCTATTGGGACTCGGCGCACCTATTCTCGTGTCTTTCCGTCCTCGCTATCGCTGGCCCCATGCTGAGCAAACACCCCAACGCTTTTCAATGTAGCGAGGATGACATTGCACGCGATGCAATTACCTACCGAAAGGCTCGCAATGTCTTGGTGTACATGGCGCGAGCTGGGAACTTGGCTTCAAAGCGTCACCTCGGTatgctcgaggaggtggagAGAGATGGAATCGCTCTATCAGCACAACCAAACCCGGCGCCACGTACCTGGAATGACACGACTGCAGCTTCAGAAACGAGGAATATGGAGGTCGACCTGGGTTTTGAGGACTGGCCGGGACTAATGGCCATACCAGACTCTGCATCTAGCGGCGTCGACCCCTTCTCAATATCATAA
- a CDS encoding NB-ARC domain-containing protein, whose product MAEKAGLAANIAVLIKLSGEVTTLCIEYSAADKNNPEISKLQSRVEGLGTALKATQKFVESRDGQKLTVSQETLDVIDICNKKLSSIKKALEENKEGNLHRRWSTRTLKWPWKRAQLDKIISQLDRYEQVITLALEPDKTGILGNIIRGLDNVSHQHLDIASRIGCFSVPFLSNPDFINRPEILKWMKEQHDTHAGRIALIGRDGLGKSQMALHFAEKMHDKDHRCSVFWIDASSKPMFEHSFRSLADTLQLPGRHNPKANCLVLVSDWLNKEEAGPWVMVLDNVEDGILNSKEDDTQLAALLPWRRTGCLIATTRSQVVAESLAILPKAIYEVDAMSDAQAMRLFRGKINRSKLEDSYDANSARKLVRALDHCPLAISIAAAFIVHLASEMTTESYLDQFLTVGQQKDSLLSKQGGHLALDETVPAPVVAAWEMSFRRMEQRELSVARLLSLMSIFNPQEIPTLGLQRYMFDVDWRVRRQLTKDLRTLCALGLVSDSASGDTYQMHPLIQTCTRAWLTQSGKMEYWKRRFLSDMTAQFPSVPGGGNRSTCQALLPHVERLFAEEPDDNSLNDWVVLLRRCALYFRDTQRGETAIELSKKALAKAEAVWGREDVKTQTLIDHTALFLGHERRFQEEEALLAELVEIRTRTLGEEHTNTLTAMDLLADSYCKQKRFKEAEELFLSVIEKQKRTLGEHHHGTLTTMRRLAGLYRKNDKKEEGLKLFTVLEKVNRDSKKDSQYDTDAVNLAIAHMDFQQYTEAEELLKPAVERLTRTRGHNEGITLWATSVLAGVYKRQKRYKEAIALAQWCLPLLEQVCGQDHHRTVYTRSLLASLRKA is encoded by the exons atggccgaaaAAGCCGGACTAGCCGCGAACATCGCCGTTCTCATCAAGCTCTCTGGCGAAGTCACCACTCTATGCATTGAGTACTCTGCTGCAGACAAAAATAACCCCGAAATCTCCAAGCTACAGTCTCGCGTAGAGGGGCTTGGCACGGCACTCAAAGCCACCCAGAAGTTTGTCGAAAGCCGCGATGGCCAAAAGCTTACTGTATCCCAGGAAACCCTGGACGTCATTGATATCTGCAACAAGAAGCTCTCCAGTATAAAGAAGGCGTTagaggagaacaaggaaGGAAATTTGCATCGGCGATGGAGTACGCGTACATTGAAGTGGCCGTGGAAGAGAGCCCAGCTTGACAAAATCATCTCACAACTGGATCGTTACGAGCAGGTCATTACTCTCGCCTTGGAACCCGATAAAAC CGGAATACTCGGCAACATTATTCGTGGACTCGACAACGTCTCCCACCAGCACCTGGACATCGCATCTCGCATTGGCTGCTTCAGTGTCCCATTTCTGTCTAACCCGGACTTTATAAATCGACCTGAGATTCTCAAGTGGATGAAGGAACAGCATGATACCCATGCTGGGCGCATTGCATTAATCGGCAGAGACGGGCTTGG AAAATCACAGATGGCACTCCACTTCGCCGAAAAAATGCACGACAAGGACCACAGATGTAGCGTCTTTTGGATAGACGCGAGCTCCAAACCAATGTTTGAACACTCGTTCCGATCCCTCGCAGACACGCTCCAACTCCCTGGACGCCACAATCCCAAAGCCAACTGCCTCGTACTTGTTAGTGACTGGCTCAATAAGGAAGAAGCTGGGCCATGGGTTATGGTCCTGGACAATGTCGAGGACGGCATCTTGAATTCCAAGGAGGATGACACTCAACTTGCAGCGCTCCTCCCATGGCGACGCACCGGTTGTCTCATCGCCACCACGCGCAGCCAAGTTGTTGCCGAGAGCCTCGCTATACTCCCCAAGGCAATCTACGAGGTTGACGCAATGAGCGACGCCCAAGCCATGCGTCTCTTCCGAGGCAAGATAAATCGGTCCAAACTTGAAGACAGCTACGATGCTAATTCAGCTCGGAAACTTGTTCGAGCTCTGGATCACTGCCCACTCGCAATTTCCATTGCCGCCGCCTTCATTGTTCATCTTGCATCCGAAATGACGACTGAGAGCTATCTGGATCAATTCTTGACAGTTGGTCAGCAAAAGGATAGTCTGTTGAGCAAGCAAGGGGGCCATCTTGCACTAGACGAGACTGTCCCGGCTCCTGTTGTTGCAGCATGGGAAATGTCGTTTAGACGAATGGAACAGAGAGAGCTATCTGTGGCGAGGCTACTCTCTTTGATGAGTATTTTCAATCCTCAAGAAATCCCTACCTTGGGGTTGCAGCGCTACATGTTCGACGTTGATTGGAGGGTCAGGCGCCAACTAACCAAAGATCTGAGGACCCTCTGCGCGTTGGGTCTCGTGTCAGATTCAGCCTCGGGAGATACTTATCAGATGCACCCTCTGATCCAAACTTGTACACGCGCTTGGCTGACTCAGTCTGGAAAGATGGAGTACTGGAAGCGGCGTTTCTTAAGCGACATGACCGCCCAGTTTCCGAGTGTCCCAGGCGGTGGGAACCGATCTACTTGCCAAGCACTTCTTCCTCATGTTGAACGACTGTTTGCTGAGGAACCTGACGACAACAGTCTCAATGACTGGGTCGTCTTGCTGAGACGCTGCGCATTGTATTTCAGAGACACCCAGAGAGGCGAAACAGCAATCGAGTTGTCTAAAAAGGCACTGGCAAAAGCCGAGGCCGTCTGGGGCAGGGAAGACGTCAAGACCCAAACCTTGATAGACCACACTGCTCTATTCTTGGGCCACGAGCGTCGATtccaggaagaagaagctctctTGGCCGAGCTTGTTGAGATCAGAACTCGGACCCTTGGCGAGGAGCACACCAACACCCTCACCGCGATGGACCTCCTGGCAGACTCATACTGCAAGCAGAAGCGTTTCAAAGAAGCGGAGGAACTTTTTCTGTCCGTTATTGAGAAACAAAAGAGGACTCTGGGAGAGCATCATCACGGTACGCTCACCACCATGAGGCGGCTTGCGGGCCTCTACCGAAAgaacgacaagaaggaggaaggtCTCAAACTCTTTACTGTACTAGAAAAGGTCAACAGAGATTCAAAGAAAGACAGCCAATACGACACAGACGCAGTCAACCTGGCAATAGCACACATGGACTTTCAGCAGTACACGGAAGCAGAGGAGTTGTTGAAACCGGCAGTGGAGAGACTAACAAGGACCCGGGGACATAATGAAGGAATTACCCTGTGGGCAACGTCTGTTCTCGCAGGGGTGTATAAGCGGCAGAAGCGCTACAAGGAGGCGATTGCTCTCGCGCAGTGGTGTCTTCCCTTGCTGGAACAAGTCTGTGGTCAGGATCACCATCGCACGGTGTACACGCGGAGTCTATTGGCGAGTCTGAGGAAAGCATAG